From a single Pseudomonas triticicola genomic region:
- a CDS encoding efflux RND transporter permease subunit, producing the protein MRFNLSEWALRNRQIVLFLMLLLAVVGALSYTKLGQSEDPPFTFKAMVIQTRWPGATAQEVSRQVTERIEKKLMETGEYERIMSFSRPGESQVTFIARDSMHSKQIPDLWYQLRKKVGDIRQTLPPGIQGPFFNDEFGTTFGNIYALTGDGFDYAVLKDYADRIQIQLQRVKDVGKVELLGLQDEKIWVELSNVKLATLGLPLAAVQQALEEQNAVSTAGFFETGSERLQLRVSGNFQTVDEIKNFPIRVADRTFRISDIADVRRGFSDPPAPRMRFMGDDAIGLAVAMKDGGDILVLGKALEGEFSRIQKNLPAGMQLRKVSDQPAAVKTGVGEFVQVLVEALAIVLLVSFFSLGVRTGMVVALTIPLVLAMTFACMYYLGIGLHKISLGALVLALGLLVDDAIIAVEMMAIKMEQGFDRIRAASYAWTSTAFPMLTGTLITAAGFLPIATAQSGTGEYTRSIFQVVTIALLASWVAAVMFVPYLGEKLLPDLAKIHAAKHGTGDGQPDPYATPFYQRVRRLVEWCVAHRKTVIVLTVGLFIASVMLFRFVPQQFFPASNRLELMVDLKLAEGVSLANTTSEVKRLEALLKEHAGIDNYVAYVGTGSPRFYLPLDQQLPAASFAQFVVLAKTIEEREALRSWLIETLNEQFPALRSRVTRLENGPPVGYPVQFRVTGEHIEEVRALARKVAAKVRENPHVVNVHLDWEEPSKVVYLNIDQDRARALGVSTANLAKFLQSSLIGSTVSQYREDNELIEILLRGTVHERTELSLLPSLAVPTDNGRSVALSQIATLEYGFEEGIIWHRNRLPNVTVRADIYGKEQPATLVKQIMPTLDPIRAELPDGYLLDVGGTVEDSERGQKSVNAGVPMFIVVVLTLLMVQLRSFSRTAMVFLTAPLGLIGVTLFLMVFRQPFGFVAMLGTIALSGMIMRNSVILVDQIEQDIASGLKPWQAIIEATVRRFRPIVLTALAAVLAMIPLSRSVFFGPMAVAIMGGLIVATALTLLFLPALYAAWFRVRKEA; encoded by the coding sequence ATGCGCTTCAACCTCTCAGAATGGGCGTTGCGTAATCGCCAGATCGTACTGTTCCTGATGCTTTTGCTCGCCGTTGTCGGCGCGTTGTCCTACACCAAACTCGGCCAGAGCGAAGACCCGCCGTTCACTTTCAAGGCCATGGTCATCCAGACTCGCTGGCCCGGTGCGACCGCGCAGGAAGTCTCGCGCCAGGTTACTGAACGGATCGAAAAGAAACTGATGGAAACCGGCGAGTACGAACGCATCATGTCGTTCTCCCGCCCCGGTGAATCCCAGGTGACCTTCATCGCCCGCGACTCGATGCACTCCAAGCAAATCCCCGATCTCTGGTATCAGTTGCGCAAGAAGGTCGGCGATATCCGCCAGACCTTGCCGCCGGGAATTCAGGGGCCGTTTTTCAACGATGAGTTCGGCACCACCTTCGGCAATATCTACGCGCTGACCGGCGATGGCTTCGACTACGCCGTGCTCAAGGATTACGCCGACCGCATCCAGATTCAGCTGCAACGGGTCAAGGACGTCGGCAAGGTCGAACTGCTTGGGTTGCAGGACGAGAAAATCTGGGTCGAGCTGTCCAACGTCAAGCTCGCCACCCTTGGCTTGCCGCTGGCGGCGGTGCAGCAGGCGTTGGAGGAACAGAACGCGGTATCCACGGCGGGGTTCTTCGAAACCGGCAGCGAGCGCTTGCAGCTACGCGTCTCGGGGAATTTTCAGACAGTCGATGAGATAAAGAACTTTCCGATCCGCGTCGCCGATCGTACGTTCCGTATCTCCGATATTGCCGATGTGCGTCGCGGTTTCAGCGACCCACCGGCGCCGCGCATGCGTTTCATGGGCGACGATGCGATCGGTCTGGCCGTGGCGATGAAGGACGGCGGCGACATTCTGGTGCTGGGCAAGGCGCTGGAGGGCGAGTTCTCGCGGATCCAGAAAAACCTCCCGGCCGGCATGCAGTTGCGCAAGGTGTCCGATCAGCCGGCAGCGGTAAAAACCGGCGTCGGCGAGTTCGTTCAGGTGTTGGTCGAAGCGCTGGCGATCGTCTTGCTGGTGAGCTTCTTTTCCCTCGGTGTGCGCACCGGCATGGTCGTCGCGCTGACCATTCCGCTGGTGCTGGCGATGACCTTCGCTTGCATGTATTACCTCGGCATCGGCCTGCACAAGATTTCCCTCGGTGCGCTGGTGCTGGCGCTGGGCTTGTTGGTGGATGACGCGATCATTGCCGTGGAAATGATGGCAATCAAAATGGAGCAGGGCTTCGATCGCATTCGCGCGGCGAGTTACGCCTGGACCAGCACCGCATTCCCGATGCTCACCGGCACGCTGATCACCGCCGCCGGCTTCCTGCCGATTGCCACTGCGCAGTCCGGCACCGGCGAATACACCCGTTCGATTTTCCAGGTAGTGACCATTGCCTTGCTCGCCTCATGGGTCGCGGCGGTGATGTTCGTGCCGTATCTGGGGGAAAAACTCCTGCCGGATCTGGCGAAAATTCACGCGGCAAAACACGGCACTGGCGATGGTCAACCGGATCCGTATGCGACGCCGTTCTATCAGCGCGTCCGGCGTCTGGTGGAGTGGTGCGTGGCCCATCGCAAGACGGTGATCGTGCTCACCGTGGGCCTGTTTATCGCCTCGGTGATGTTGTTCCGTTTCGTCCCGCAGCAGTTCTTCCCGGCTTCGAACCGGCTGGAGTTGATGGTCGATCTGAAACTGGCCGAAGGTGTTTCGCTGGCCAATACCACCAGTGAAGTCAAACGCCTCGAAGCGCTGCTCAAGGAGCACGCCGGCATCGATAATTACGTGGCCTACGTCGGCACCGGTTCGCCACGCTTTTATCTGCCGCTGGATCAGCAACTGCCGGCGGCGAGTTTTGCCCAGTTCGTGGTGTTGGCGAAAACCATTGAAGAGCGTGAAGCGCTGCGCAGCTGGTTGATCGAAACCCTCAACGAACAATTCCCGGCCCTGCGTTCGCGGGTCACTCGCTTGGAAAACGGGCCGCCGGTTGGCTATCCGGTGCAGTTCCGCGTTACCGGTGAACACATCGAAGAAGTCCGTGCATTGGCGCGCAAGGTGGCAGCAAAGGTTCGCGAGAATCCGCATGTGGTCAACGTGCACCTGGATTGGGAAGAACCGAGCAAAGTTGTTTATCTGAACATCGATCAGGATCGCGCCCGCGCTCTCGGTGTGAGCACGGCCAATCTGGCGAAATTCCTGCAGAGTTCGCTGATCGGCTCGACGGTCAGCCAGTACCGCGAAGACAACGAATTGATCGAGATTCTGCTGCGCGGCACCGTGCACGAGCGCACTGAATTGTCGTTGTTGCCGAGCCTGGCGGTGCCGACCGATAACGGTCGCAGTGTGGCGTTGTCGCAGATTGCCACGCTGGAATACGGCTTCGAGGAAGGCATCATCTGGCACCGCAACCGCCTGCCGAACGTGACCGTACGCGCTGACATTTATGGCAAGGAGCAACCGGCGACGCTGGTGAAGCAGATCATGCCGACGCTGGACCCGATTCGCGCTGAGTTGCCCGATGGTTATCTGCTGGATGTCGGCGGCACGGTGGAGGATTCCGAGCGCGGGCAGAAGTCGGTGAATGCCGGGGTGCCGATGTTCATTGTCGTGGTGCTGACCTTGCTGATGGTGCAGTTGCGCAGTTTCTCGCGCACGGCGATGGTGTTTCTGACGGCGCCGTTGGGCTTGATCGGGGTGACCCTGTTTCTGATGGTGTTCCGGCAGCCGTTCGGGTTTGTGGCGATGCTTGGGACCATCGCGTTGTCCGGGATGATCATGCGCAATTCGGTGATTCTGGTCGATCAGATCGAGCAGGATATTGCTTCGGGGCTTAAGCCTTGGCAGGCGATTATCGAGGCTACGGTTCGGCGCTTCCGGCCGATTGTGTTGACGGCGCTGGCGGCGGTGCTGGCGATGATTCCGCTGTCGCGCAGTGTGTTTTTCGGGCCGATGGCGGTGGCGATCATGGGCGGGTTGATAGTTGCGACTGCGCTGACGCTGTTGTTTTTGCCGGCGTTGTATGCGGCCTGGTTTCGGGTGCGTAAGGAGGCTTGA
- a CDS encoding efflux RND transporter periplasmic adaptor subunit: MFRHALSFAVPVSLAFLLSACGQEEVTKVTVRPAMVVQPEPSAQAMESYPGEVRARYEPDLAFRIGGKVSRRLVDEGQRVKADQPLAELDPQDVRLQLEATRAQVAAAEANLNLVRAERDRYKTLMDRQMVSRSAYDNAENLYRSGEARLKQIKAEFNVSTNQASYAVLRAPQDGVVAKRSVEVGQVVAAGQTVFTLATDGEREVLISLPEQSFGRFKVGQPVTVELWAQQNQRFAGQIRELSPSADPRSRTFAARISFTSGKVPAELGQSARVFVQSADSVSLSIPLSALTAENGATYVWVVNGNNTLKKTPVRVGPFGEKSVAVLEGLNASDWVVAAGVHVLLDGQQVRPVDRSNRVVNLANKE; the protein is encoded by the coding sequence ATGTTCCGCCATGCGTTGTCCTTTGCCGTGCCAGTCAGTCTGGCGTTCCTGTTATCGGCGTGCGGTCAGGAAGAGGTGACCAAAGTCACCGTACGCCCGGCCATGGTGGTACAGCCCGAGCCTTCGGCGCAGGCGATGGAAAGTTATCCGGGCGAGGTGCGAGCCCGCTATGAGCCTGATCTGGCGTTCCGCATTGGCGGCAAAGTCAGCCGACGACTGGTCGACGAAGGCCAGCGCGTCAAAGCCGATCAGCCCTTGGCCGAACTCGATCCGCAGGATGTGCGCCTGCAACTGGAAGCCACCCGCGCGCAGGTCGCCGCCGCCGAGGCCAATCTGAACCTGGTCCGCGCCGAACGAGATCGCTACAAAACCCTGATGGATCGGCAGATGGTCAGCCGCTCGGCCTACGACAACGCCGAAAATCTATATCGCTCCGGCGAAGCCCGCCTTAAACAAATCAAAGCTGAATTCAACGTTTCGACCAACCAGGCCAGTTACGCGGTGCTGCGTGCGCCACAGGATGGCGTGGTGGCCAAGCGTTCGGTGGAAGTCGGGCAGGTGGTCGCTGCCGGGCAAACCGTGTTCACCCTCGCCACCGATGGTGAGCGCGAAGTGTTGATCAGCCTGCCGGAGCAAAGCTTCGGCCGCTTCAAGGTCGGTCAGCCAGTGACCGTGGAATTGTGGGCACAGCAGAATCAGCGGTTTGCCGGGCAGATCCGCGAGTTGTCGCCGTCCGCCGATCCGCGCTCGCGCACTTTTGCCGCGCGTATCTCGTTCACCAGCGGCAAAGTGCCGGCTGAACTGGGGCAGAGCGCCCGGGTGTTTGTGCAATCGGCTGACAGTGTCTCGCTGTCGATACCGCTTTCCGCGCTGACCGCTGAAAACGGCGCGACTTACGTCTGGGTGGTCAACGGCAACAACACGTTGAAGAAAACCCCGGTGCGGGTCGGTCCGTTCGGCGAGAAAAGCGTGGCGGTGCTCGAGGGCCTGAATGCCAGCGACTGGGTGGTGGCTGCCGGCGTTCACGTATTGCTCGACGGCCAGCAGGTGCGGCCGGTGGATCGCTCCAACCGTGTGGTCAATCTGGCGAACAAGGAGTAA
- a CDS encoding TetR/AcrR family transcriptional regulator, producing the protein MSNNLSVPNGPGRPKDLAKRQAILDAAKTLFLCHGYANTSMDAVASEAGVSKLTVYSHFNDKETLFSAAVVAKCEEQLPPLFFELPDGIAVENVLLNIARGFHQLINSDESVNLHRLIMALGSQDPKLSLIFFEAGPERVVNGMEGLLTKIHATGALSIDQPRNAAEHFFCLIKGAGNFRLLYGCGEPLTGEAAERHVLEVVGLFMRAYKP; encoded by the coding sequence ATGTCGAACAATCTTTCAGTTCCAAACGGCCCAGGTCGCCCCAAGGATCTGGCCAAGCGCCAGGCGATCCTGGATGCGGCGAAAACCCTGTTTCTCTGCCATGGCTACGCCAACACCAGCATGGACGCGGTGGCCAGCGAGGCCGGCGTGTCGAAGCTGACGGTCTACAGCCATTTCAACGACAAGGAGACGCTGTTCTCCGCTGCCGTCGTCGCGAAATGCGAGGAACAATTGCCACCGCTGTTCTTCGAATTGCCGGACGGCATCGCGGTGGAAAATGTATTGCTGAACATTGCCCGAGGCTTCCACCAACTGATCAACAGCGATGAATCGGTGAACCTGCACCGTCTGATCATGGCGCTGGGCAGTCAGGACCCGAAGTTGTCGCTGATCTTTTTCGAGGCCGGCCCCGAGCGCGTGGTCAACGGCATGGAAGGTCTGCTGACGAAAATCCATGCGACCGGCGCGCTGAGCATTGACCAGCCACGAAATGCCGCCGAGCATTTCTTCTGCCTGATCAAAGGCGCGGGGAATTTCCGTTTGTTGTACGGCTGCGGCGAGCCGCTGACCGGAGAGGCAGCGGAACGGCATGTGCTGGAGGTGGTGGGGTTGTTTATGCGGGCGTACAAACCCTGA
- a CDS encoding class I SAM-dependent methyltransferase: protein MIESPAACRIHVQAVAPAFQTQAAHWAERLGLPLGEADGEFALQVGEQGLQLQQLGPDAPGPVRVDFVEGGAAHRRLYGGGSGQMIAKAVGIAQGVRPRVLDATAGLGKDAFVLASLGCEMSLIERQPLIGALLEDGLARAAEDFDVAPIVARMKLLKGNSIEVMRSWEGEPPQVIYLDPMFPHREKTALVKKEMRLFRPLVGDDPDAPALLEAALALATHRVVVKRPRKAPCIEGPKPSHALDGKSSRYDIYPKKALKP from the coding sequence ATGATCGAGTCACCCGCGGCCTGCCGCATCCATGTCCAGGCCGTCGCCCCTGCGTTTCAAACGCAAGCCGCACACTGGGCCGAACGTCTCGGCCTGCCGCTCGGCGAGGCCGACGGTGAGTTCGCCTTGCAGGTCGGCGAGCAGGGTTTGCAGTTGCAGCAGCTTGGCCCGGACGCCCCGGGGCCGGTGCGGGTCGACTTTGTCGAGGGCGGTGCGGCGCATCGTCGTTTGTATGGCGGCGGCAGCGGGCAGATGATTGCCAAGGCTGTCGGCATCGCCCAAGGCGTGCGCCCGCGTGTGCTCGATGCTACGGCGGGGCTGGGCAAGGATGCATTTGTACTGGCCAGTCTCGGTTGTGAAATGAGCCTGATCGAGCGCCAGCCGCTGATCGGCGCACTGCTTGAGGACGGCTTGGCCCGGGCGGCAGAAGATTTCGATGTAGCGCCGATCGTGGCGCGGATGAAATTGCTCAAGGGCAACTCCATCGAAGTGATGCGCAGTTGGGAAGGGGAGCCGCCGCAGGTGATTTACCTCGACCCGATGTTCCCGCATCGCGAGAAAACCGCGCTGGTGAAAAAAGAGATGCGCCTGTTCCGCCCGCTGGTGGGCGATGACCCGGATGCCCCGGCCCTGCTTGAAGCCGCGCTGGCGCTGGCCACGCACCGGGTGGTGGTCAAACGCCCGCGCAAGGCGCCGTGCATCGAAGGGCCGAAACCGAGCCATGCGCTGGATGGCAAATCGAGCCGGTATGACATTTATCCCAAAAAAGCGCTGAAGCCCTGA
- a CDS encoding extensin-like domain-containing protein — MGRWLFWGMLLAMGGAAVSVWRGWLEVPPQWNPWAPLDIKAAPNWLTGYKLMRLRSDPELCAQALSSSDLRVSPQADSPGAKCPLIGALRVQGGEVALSSSFIASCPLAVAYAMFEHHTLHPAAQSLYGQKVARVDHLGSFACRNVYNRESGALSRHASADALDIAGFRLSDGRTISVLKDWPKQNQDAEFLRQLRDGACESFSVVLSPDYNAAHRNHFHVDVGRWSVCR; from the coding sequence ATGGGACGTTGGCTGTTCTGGGGGATGTTGCTCGCGATGGGTGGCGCAGCAGTGAGTGTCTGGCGCGGCTGGCTGGAGGTGCCGCCGCAGTGGAACCCGTGGGCGCCATTGGACATAAAGGCCGCGCCCAACTGGCTGACCGGTTACAAACTCATGCGCCTGCGCAGTGATCCCGAGCTTTGCGCACAGGCGCTGAGCAGCTCGGATCTGCGCGTCAGCCCCCAGGCCGACAGCCCGGGCGCCAAGTGTCCGCTGATCGGTGCTCTGCGGGTGCAGGGCGGTGAAGTGGCGCTGAGCAGCAGTTTCATCGCCAGTTGCCCGCTGGCGGTGGCCTACGCAATGTTTGAACACCACACCCTGCATCCGGCGGCGCAATCGCTTTATGGGCAGAAAGTGGCGCGGGTCGATCACCTCGGCAGCTTCGCCTGTCGCAATGTCTACAACCGTGAGAGCGGTGCCCTTAGCCGACATGCGAGTGCCGATGCGCTGGACATCGCCGGTTTCCGCCTGTCTGACGGGCGCACGATCAGCGTGCTCAAGGATTGGCCCAAGCAAAACCAGGACGCAGAGTTTTTGCGCCAGCTGCGTGACGGCGCCTGTGAGTCATTCAGTGTGGTGTTGAGTCCGGACTACAACGCCGCTCATCGCAATCACTTTCATGTCGATGTCGGGCGCTGGAGCGTGTGTCGTTGA
- a CDS encoding isocitrate lyase/PEP mutase family protein: protein MNVQVSQQQLLKAQAFKALHDRQGSFVIPNPWDAGSAKMLASLGYQALATTSAGYAFSQGKVDGALSLDETLANVRAIVAATDLPVAVDLENGFADDPLESAQSLLHAAEAGAVGGSIEDATGRPGAPIYCFEHAVARIEVAVAAVRTLPFPFILTARAENYLHGNPDLDDTIRRLQAFAAAGADVLYAPGLRSAEEVRAVVQAVAPKPVNVLMSGGLKLTVQQLEELGVRRISTGSALALAAFGEFFRAAEEIQQSGSFGFTSQSMPYARANQFFKD, encoded by the coding sequence ATGAACGTCCAAGTCAGTCAGCAGCAACTCCTCAAAGCCCAAGCCTTCAAGGCCCTGCATGATCGCCAGGGGAGCTTCGTCATCCCCAATCCGTGGGATGCCGGCTCGGCAAAGATGCTCGCCAGTCTTGGCTATCAGGCCTTGGCCACCACCAGCGCCGGTTACGCGTTTTCCCAGGGCAAGGTTGATGGCGCACTGAGTCTCGACGAGACCCTGGCCAATGTCCGCGCGATTGTCGCGGCGACGGATCTGCCGGTGGCGGTGGATCTGGAAAACGGCTTTGCCGATGATCCGCTGGAGTCTGCGCAGAGCCTTCTGCACGCCGCCGAGGCGGGCGCGGTGGGCGGGTCGATCGAGGACGCGACCGGGCGCCCGGGCGCGCCGATCTATTGCTTCGAACACGCCGTGGCGCGGATTGAAGTTGCCGTCGCGGCGGTGCGTACCCTGCCGTTTCCCTTCATTCTCACGGCCCGCGCGGAAAATTACCTGCACGGTAATCCCGATCTCGACGACACCATTCGCCGTTTGCAGGCATTTGCCGCGGCGGGTGCCGACGTGCTCTATGCACCGGGTTTGCGCAGCGCCGAAGAAGTGCGTGCAGTGGTGCAAGCGGTGGCGCCGAAACCGGTCAATGTGCTGATGTCTGGCGGTTTGAAACTGACCGTGCAACAGCTCGAGGAACTGGGCGTACGCCGCATCAGCACCGGCTCGGCACTGGCGCTGGCGGCGTTCGGCGAGTTCTTCCGCGCAGCTGAAGAAATCCAGCAATCCGGCAGCTTTGGCTTCACGTCACAGTCGATGCCGTATGCCAGGGCCAATCAATTCTTCAAGGACTGA
- a CDS encoding DUF72 domain-containing protein: MDLPYYLGCPSWSENAWREYLYPVDAKTSDFLALYCQVFNAVEGNTTFYASPSPATVQRWAEIMPAHFRFTAKFPGDISHSGDLREQLTAAETFLQLLKPLGERVSPLWLQLSKSFTPQRLPELAAFIDALDCPLAVEVRNEQFFAKGESERLLNRLLLDRGVERICLDPRALFSCLSTESSVIHAQSKKPRVPTRPAAFTQFPQVRFIGHPELEANDAFLVPWLAKVAEWIEEGRTPYVFLHTADNLLAAKLAQRFHAQLMQRLPGLPALPELYREPAAEQLGLL, encoded by the coding sequence ATGGATCTGCCTTACTACCTCGGTTGCCCGTCCTGGAGCGAAAATGCCTGGCGCGAGTATCTGTATCCGGTAGACGCAAAAACCTCCGACTTTCTCGCTCTCTACTGCCAGGTGTTCAACGCCGTCGAAGGCAACACCACCTTCTACGCCAGTCCGTCGCCAGCCACTGTGCAGCGCTGGGCCGAGATCATGCCGGCGCACTTTCGCTTCACTGCCAAATTCCCCGGCGACATCAGCCACAGCGGCGACTTGCGCGAGCAACTGACCGCTGCCGAAACCTTCCTGCAATTACTCAAGCCGTTAGGCGAACGTGTTTCGCCACTATGGCTGCAACTGTCGAAAAGCTTCACGCCGCAGCGTCTGCCGGAGCTCGCGGCGTTTATAGATGCGCTGGATTGCCCGCTTGCGGTCGAGGTGCGCAATGAACAGTTCTTCGCCAAGGGCGAGAGCGAGCGTCTGCTCAATCGTCTGTTGCTGGATCGCGGTGTCGAGCGCATCTGTCTCGACCCGCGCGCGCTGTTCAGTTGCTTGTCGACCGAGTCCTCGGTGATCCACGCGCAGTCGAAAAAGCCGCGTGTACCGACCCGTCCGGCGGCGTTCACGCAGTTTCCGCAGGTGCGTTTCATCGGCCATCCCGAGCTTGAGGCCAACGATGCGTTTCTTGTGCCGTGGTTGGCGAAAGTCGCTGAATGGATCGAAGAGGGCCGCACGCCCTACGTCTTTCTGCATACCGCCGACAACCTGTTGGCAGCGAAACTGGCGCAACGTTTTCACGCACAACTGATGCAACGTTTGCCTGGCTTGCCCGCGCTGCCTGAGCTATACAGAGAACCCGCCGCCGAGCAGCTTGGCTTGCTCTGA
- the tsaB gene encoding tRNA (adenosine(37)-N6)-threonylcarbamoyltransferase complex dimerization subunit type 1 TsaB, translated as MSTLLALDTATEACSVALLHDGKVTSHYEVIPRLHAQKLLPMIQQLLADAGTTLQAVDAIAFGRGPGAFTGVRIAIGVVQGLAFALDRPVLPVSNLAVLAQRAFREQGVSQVAAAIDARMDEVYWGCYRETLGEMRLVGAEAVLPPEVAALPADATGDWFGAGTGWGYGERIAVNLSGSDAGMLPHAEDLLTLARFAWERGEAIPADDAQPVYLRDKVATPKAR; from the coding sequence ATGAGCACCTTGCTGGCCCTGGACACCGCGACTGAAGCTTGCTCCGTTGCCTTGCTGCATGACGGCAAGGTGACGAGCCATTACGAGGTGATCCCGCGCCTGCACGCGCAGAAGCTGCTGCCGATGATCCAGCAATTGCTCGCCGATGCCGGCACCACGCTGCAAGCGGTCGACGCGATTGCTTTCGGCCGTGGCCCGGGCGCGTTTACCGGCGTGCGCATTGCCATTGGTGTGGTGCAGGGTTTGGCCTTTGCTCTGGATCGTCCAGTGTTGCCGGTATCCAACCTTGCCGTGCTCGCCCAGCGTGCCTTTCGTGAGCAGGGTGTAAGCCAGGTCGCGGCTGCGATCGATGCGCGGATGGATGAGGTGTATTGGGGCTGCTACCGCGAGACGTTGGGGGAGATGCGTCTGGTTGGTGCCGAAGCGGTGCTGCCGCCGGAGGTGGCTGCGCTACCGGCCGATGCCACAGGTGACTGGTTCGGTGCCGGTACCGGTTGGGGTTATGGTGAGCGCATCGCGGTCAATCTGAGCGGCTCCGACGCCGGCATGCTGCCCCACGCCGAAGACCTGTTGACCTTGGCGCGTTTCGCCTGGGAGCGCGGTGAGGCGATCCCCGCCGACGATGCGCAACCGGTCTACCTGCGCGATAAAGTCGCCACCCCGAAAGCCCGCTGA
- the adk gene encoding adenylate kinase: MRVILLGAPGAGKGTQAKFITEKFGIPQISTGDMLRAAVKAGTPLGVQAKSIMDAGGLVSDDLIIALVKDRIAQPDCANGFLFDGFPRTIPQAEALVTAGVELDAVVEIAVEDEEIVQRIAGRRVHEASGRVYHIVYNPPKLAGKDDITGEELVQRKDDTEETVRHRLSVYHSQTKPLVEFYQKLSAANGGKPKYSHIPGVGSVDAITAKVLAALS, translated from the coding sequence ATGCGCGTCATTCTGCTGGGAGCTCCCGGGGCCGGTAAAGGTACTCAGGCAAAGTTCATCACCGAGAAATTCGGCATTCCGCAAATCTCCACCGGCGACATGCTGCGTGCTGCGGTCAAGGCTGGCACTCCACTGGGCGTGCAAGCCAAGAGCATCATGGATGCCGGCGGCCTGGTGTCGGATGACCTGATCATCGCGCTGGTCAAGGACCGCATCGCTCAACCTGATTGCGCCAACGGTTTCCTGTTCGACGGCTTCCCGCGCACCATTCCGCAGGCTGAAGCGCTGGTCACTGCCGGTGTCGAGCTGGACGCTGTGGTTGAAATCGCTGTTGAAGACGAAGAAATCGTCCAGCGCATCGCCGGTCGCCGTGTTCACGAAGCCAGCGGCCGCGTTTACCACATTGTCTACAACCCGCCGAAACTGGCTGGCAAGGACGACATCACCGGCGAAGAGCTGGTGCAGCGCAAGGACGACACCGAAGAAACCGTGCGTCATCGTCTGTCGGTCTACCATTCGCAGACCAAGCCGCTGGTGGAGTTCTACCAGAAGCTGTCTGCCGCCAATGGTGGCAAGCCGAAGTACAGCCACATTCCAGGCGTGGGTTCGGTCGATGCGATCACCGCCAAGGTACTGGCCGCGCTGAGCTGA